The Achromobacter pestifer genome includes a region encoding these proteins:
- the ahbB gene encoding siroheme decarboxylase subunit beta, with the protein MAFELSDSDLLLLDGWQRSFPLVPRPYALVGERAGLDEGAVMARFRRWQREGVVSRIGPVLHQSCFASALVGMHVPAVRLEQVAAHVSGLAQVNHNYEREHALNLWFVAACRTPGALARLLARIGQDTGCEPLALPMQAEYHIDLGFSLSSPQRRAPPQPRGKPAALPPAGSAQEALLHAVQDGLDLCAQPYRRLGLLAGLDEDQALCLLERWLQAGLFRRFGVVLRHRQLGYRANAMCVWNVDDARVDALGEQLGAEPGVTLCYRRARSLPQWPYNLFCMIHGKEREAVRAQRDAIAGRLGLDAWPHAVLFSTRCFKQRGARLMPEEVAHG; encoded by the coding sequence TTGGCTTTTGAACTGTCCGATTCCGATTTGCTTCTGCTCGACGGCTGGCAGCGGAGTTTTCCGCTGGTGCCGCGGCCCTACGCCTTGGTGGGCGAGCGCGCCGGCCTGGACGAAGGCGCGGTGATGGCGCGCTTTCGCCGTTGGCAGCGCGAGGGCGTGGTGAGCCGGATCGGCCCGGTGCTGCATCAGTCGTGCTTCGCCAGCGCGCTGGTGGGCATGCATGTGCCGGCCGTCCGTCTGGAGCAGGTCGCCGCCCACGTCAGCGGTCTGGCGCAAGTCAATCACAACTACGAGCGCGAGCATGCGCTGAACCTGTGGTTCGTGGCCGCCTGCCGCACGCCCGGCGCGCTCGCGCGCTTGCTGGCGCGGATCGGGCAGGATACCGGCTGCGAGCCGCTGGCCTTGCCCATGCAGGCCGAGTACCACATCGATCTGGGATTCAGCCTGAGCTCGCCGCAACGCCGCGCGCCGCCGCAGCCCCGCGGCAAGCCGGCGGCGCTGCCGCCCGCCGGCAGCGCGCAAGAAGCCTTGCTCCACGCCGTGCAGGACGGGCTGGACCTCTGCGCGCAACCTTATCGCCGGCTGGGGCTTCTTGCCGGGCTGGATGAGGACCAGGCGCTGTGCTTGCTGGAGCGATGGCTGCAGGCAGGCCTGTTCCGCCGCTTCGGCGTGGTGCTGAGGCACCGCCAGCTTGGTTATCGCGCCAATGCGATGTGCGTCTGGAACGTGGATGACGCGCGGGTGGATGCGCTGGGGGAGCAACTGGGGGCCGAGCCCGGCGTCACGCTCTGCTACCGGCGCGCGCGCAGCCTGCCGCAGTGGCCCTACAACCTCTTCTGCATGATCCACGGCAAAGAGCGGGAAGCGGTGCGGGCGCAGCGCGATGCCATCGCCGGCCGGCTCGGGCTGGATGCCTGGCCGCATGCGGTGCTGTTTTCGACCAGGTGCTTCAAGCAGCGCGGCGCGAGGCTCATGCCCGAAGAGGTGGCGCATGGATAG
- a CDS encoding cytochrome D1 domain-containing protein yields MKLRFLLVLAAIALAGCAAATDPRGTNDLGMVIERADGAVSIVETSGQTRLARVEGLGDLSHAHIAYSRDGRHGYVFGRDGGLTKVDLLRGRVDRRIIQSGNAIGGAISQDGRLIVVQNYAPGGIKVFDAATLRQISEVPAEYAPGKRSKVVGLADLPGQKFAYALFDAGEIWITDLSDPARPVTQRYDAGRQPYDALVTPDGRYYIAGLFGEDALAMMDLWHPEAGVRKILQGYGRGEQALPVYKMPHLRGWSAAGGRLFLPAIGRHEVLVVDTSTWQETGRIATLGQPVFVMAQPDGRRVWVNFAVPDNGQVQVIDTETLAVVRTLAPGRGVLHMEFTPRGEAVWLSARDDDRVLVYDTRTLQRGATLDISQPSGIFFTNRSGRIGF; encoded by the coding sequence ATGAAACTGCGTTTCCTGCTCGTCCTGGCCGCCATCGCGCTGGCCGGTTGTGCCGCGGCCACCGACCCGCGCGGCACCAACGACCTTGGCATGGTGATCGAGCGCGCCGACGGCGCCGTCTCCATCGTCGAAACCAGCGGACAGACCCGCCTGGCGCGGGTCGAAGGACTGGGCGACCTTTCCCATGCGCACATCGCCTATTCCCGCGACGGCCGCCATGGCTACGTCTTCGGCCGCGACGGCGGGCTGACCAAGGTCGATCTGCTGCGGGGGCGCGTGGACCGCCGCATCATCCAGTCCGGCAATGCGATCGGCGGCGCCATCTCGCAGGACGGGCGGCTGATCGTGGTGCAGAACTACGCGCCTGGCGGGATCAAGGTCTTCGACGCCGCGACCTTGCGCCAGATCAGCGAAGTGCCCGCCGAGTATGCGCCCGGCAAGCGTTCCAAGGTGGTCGGCCTGGCGGACCTGCCCGGACAGAAGTTCGCCTACGCGCTGTTCGACGCGGGCGAGATCTGGATCACGGATCTGTCGGACCCCGCCCGGCCGGTCACGCAGCGTTATGACGCCGGCCGCCAGCCCTACGACGCGCTGGTCACGCCGGATGGCCGCTACTACATCGCCGGACTGTTCGGCGAGGATGCGCTGGCCATGATGGACCTGTGGCATCCGGAGGCGGGCGTGCGCAAGATCCTGCAGGGCTATGGGCGCGGCGAACAAGCGCTGCCGGTCTACAAGATGCCTCATCTGCGAGGCTGGAGCGCGGCGGGCGGACGCCTGTTCCTGCCGGCCATCGGCAGGCATGAGGTGCTGGTGGTGGACACCTCCACGTGGCAGGAAACCGGCCGCATCGCCACGCTGGGCCAACCGGTGTTCGTCATGGCACAGCCCGATGGCCGCCGCGTCTGGGTCAACTTCGCGGTGCCCGACAACGGCCAGGTACAGGTCATCGACACCGAAACCCTGGCCGTGGTCCGGACGCTGGCGCCCGGCCGCGGCGTGCTGCACATGGAGTTCACGCCGCGCGGCGAGGCGGTGTGGCTGTCTGCGCGCGACGATGACCGGGTGCTGGTGTACGACACCCGGACACTGCAACGCGGCGCCACGCTGGACATCTCCCAGCCCAGCGGCATTTTCTTCACGAACAGGAGCGGCCGGATTGGCTTTTGA
- a CDS encoding c-type cytochrome yields MLACCTGWGAAAGQAQAPPDIGSVDPPRLIHLVRQDCGSCHGLRLTGGLGPALTPQALAGKPPAYLEQVILRGLPATAMPGWQGMLAPDEAAWIAARLLEGFPEE; encoded by the coding sequence ATGTTGGCGTGTTGTACAGGGTGGGGTGCGGCGGCCGGCCAAGCGCAGGCGCCGCCGGATATCGGCTCCGTCGACCCGCCGCGGCTCATCCATCTGGTGCGCCAGGATTGCGGCTCCTGCCATGGGCTGCGCCTGACTGGAGGACTGGGGCCGGCGCTGACGCCGCAAGCGCTTGCCGGCAAGCCGCCGGCCTATCTCGAACAGGTGATTCTGCGCGGCCTGCCCGCGACCGCCATGCCTGGGTGGCAGGGCATGCTTGCGCCCGACGAGGCCGCCTGGATCGCGGCGCGCCTGCTCGAGGGCTTTCCAGAGGAATAG
- the cobA gene encoding uroporphyrinogen-III C-methyltransferase, translating to MSGTVYLVGAGPGDPELLTVRALRLLQQADAVVCDRLVGAGILPYINPAAQFHDVGKMAGDCRHRQEDIHQLLLSLAGTCARVVRLKGGDPFIFGRGGEELLFLSGHGVPVEVVPGISAANGCAAALGIPLTHRGVAASVRFITGHLRDDAGLELDWSSLADPTCTLVFYMAVANAAEIVAALQRHGRGGDTPAALIHAGTTEGQDWTVASLRQIPQLVSGFKPPTLLVVGDVVRLAQRAWSVAGAGQRLFRDAAEPCAPVAA from the coding sequence GTGAGCGGAACGGTTTACCTGGTGGGCGCCGGCCCGGGCGATCCGGAGCTGCTTACGGTGCGCGCCTTGCGGCTGTTGCAGCAGGCCGATGCCGTGGTCTGCGACAGGCTGGTGGGCGCCGGCATCCTGCCCTACATCAATCCCGCCGCGCAGTTCCATGACGTGGGCAAGATGGCGGGCGACTGCCGGCACCGGCAGGAAGACATCCATCAGCTGTTGCTGTCGCTGGCGGGAACCTGTGCCCGCGTGGTGCGCTTGAAGGGGGGCGACCCATTCATTTTCGGGCGGGGCGGCGAAGAACTGCTGTTCCTGTCGGGGCATGGCGTGCCGGTCGAGGTCGTGCCCGGCATCAGCGCCGCCAACGGCTGCGCGGCAGCGCTGGGCATACCCCTGACGCATCGGGGCGTGGCGGCCAGCGTGCGTTTCATCACGGGCCATCTGCGCGACGATGCCGGTCTCGAGCTGGACTGGAGTTCGCTGGCCGACCCCACCTGTACCCTGGTGTTCTACATGGCGGTGGCCAACGCCGCCGAGATCGTCGCCGCCTTGCAGCGGCATGGGCGCGGCGGCGACACGCCGGCCGCGCTGATCCATGCCGGCACCACTGAAGGCCAGGACTGGACGGTTGCCTCCCTGCGCCAGATTCCCCAGCTGGTGTCCGGCTTCAAGCCGCCCACGCTGCTGGTGGTGGGCGACGTGGTGCGCTTGGCGCAGCGCGCCTGGTCCGTCGCCGGCGCCGGACAGCGGCTTTTCCGTGACGCGGCCGAGCCATGCGCCCCGGTCGCGGCCTGA
- a CDS encoding universal stress protein produces the protein MYKHILIPIDGSERSYAGLAQGLGLASALGASVTVLTVYSAYRPTSMETVHLEGVHAEYEREARELAKSYLSQAAAQASAAGVPCATEMRESNNPAQTIIDIAMTQGCDLIAMASRGHGGLAAVLLGSQTQKVMAQSSLPVIVYR, from the coding sequence ATGTACAAGCACATACTCATTCCCATCGACGGATCCGAGCGCTCATATGCCGGCCTGGCGCAAGGACTGGGCCTGGCCAGCGCCCTGGGCGCAAGCGTCACTGTGCTGACGGTGTATAGCGCCTACCGCCCGACTTCCATGGAAACGGTGCACCTGGAAGGCGTGCATGCGGAATATGAGCGCGAGGCCCGGGAACTCGCCAAGTCGTACCTGTCGCAAGCGGCCGCGCAGGCCAGCGCCGCAGGCGTGCCCTGCGCCACCGAAATGCGCGAAAGCAACAACCCGGCGCAGACCATCATCGATATCGCCATGACGCAAGGCTGCGACCTGATCGCCATGGCCTCGCGCGGCCACGGCGGGCTGGCGGCCGTGCTGCTGGGCAGCCAGACGCAGAAAGTGATGGCGCAGTCGTCGCTGCCGGTGATCGTCTACCGCTGA
- a CDS encoding hydroxymethylglutaryl-CoA lyase, translating into MNQEVRLCEVGPRDGLQMAKGMMSVADKLRWIRQLADAGLREIEAGSFVSPRLVPQMADTGAILPDVLKIDGLTVVALVCNLKGAIAAYEAGAHALSFPVSVSDTHSRANVGKGTDAQVEVLAAIVDWARAQPRPMRIDAAVATAFGCSLEGAVPVRRVAQVAAAAALAGADEIALADTVGYAHPALVRDAVRAAQDAVGARLVKLHLHDTMGLGLANALAGLDEGIRAFDACLGGLGGCPFAPGASGNIVTEDLVFMLESMGYRTGVDLSRLLQARPLLAQALPQESLRSGVAAAGIPKTYGARAGA; encoded by the coding sequence ATGAATCAGGAAGTCAGGCTTTGCGAAGTGGGCCCGCGCGACGGGTTGCAGATGGCCAAGGGCATGATGTCCGTGGCCGACAAGCTGCGCTGGATCCGGCAGCTGGCCGACGCCGGCCTGCGCGAGATCGAGGCGGGCAGCTTCGTGTCGCCGCGGCTGGTGCCGCAGATGGCGGATACGGGCGCCATCCTGCCCGACGTCCTGAAGATAGACGGGCTGACCGTCGTCGCGCTGGTCTGCAACCTCAAGGGCGCCATTGCCGCCTATGAGGCCGGCGCGCATGCGCTGTCGTTTCCCGTTTCGGTCAGCGACACGCATAGCCGCGCCAACGTAGGCAAGGGCACCGACGCGCAGGTGGAGGTGCTGGCCGCCATTGTCGATTGGGCGCGGGCGCAGCCGCGGCCGATGCGGATCGACGCGGCGGTCGCTACCGCCTTCGGCTGTTCGCTGGAAGGCGCGGTGCCCGTGCGCCGTGTGGCGCAAGTCGCCGCCGCCGCCGCGCTGGCGGGCGCCGACGAGATCGCGCTGGCCGATACCGTGGGCTACGCCCATCCGGCGCTGGTGCGCGACGCCGTGCGCGCCGCGCAGGACGCCGTGGGCGCGCGGCTGGTCAAACTGCACCTGCACGACACGATGGGGCTGGGCCTGGCCAATGCGCTGGCGGGTCTGGACGAAGGCATCCGCGCCTTCGATGCCTGCCTGGGCGGCCTGGGAGGTTGCCCCTTCGCGCCCGGCGCGTCAGGCAACATCGTCACCGAAGATCTGGTCTTCATGCTGGAAAGCATGGGCTACCGCACGGGCGTGGACCTGTCGCGGCTGTTGCAGGCGCGCCCTTTGCTGGCCCAGGCGCTGCCGCAGGAAAGCCTGCGCAGCGGCGTGGCCGCCGCCGGCATACCCAAGACCTACGGGGCGCGGGCAGGGGCCTAA
- a CDS encoding Bug family tripartite tricarboxylate transporter substrate binding protein has translation MIRKLFAVAALAAACAAHAQDYPSKPIRIIIPSTPGGGTDYIGRLMSTKLHELNGWSVIPENKPGAGTALGLAEAARAPAQGYDLVIGQSDNVTLIPLLMKVSYDPVKDLAPVALVATTPMVLLVSESSPYKTLPEVIAAAKADPNKISYGTSGTGGGVHIAIEMLQHAAGFKMQHVPYKGSAPALADLMGGHLQFAGSSISSAATLIKSGKVRALAVTSPKRNPALPEVPTVAELGYKDFSVVTYYGVLAPAKTPQTVVSRLNSDFNKLLARKDVQEALAAQGLETDPVSTEQFAALIQSDIGKARQTIESAGIVVQQ, from the coding sequence ATGATCCGCAAACTGTTCGCGGTGGCCGCGCTGGCCGCCGCCTGTGCCGCACACGCCCAGGACTATCCCAGCAAGCCCATCCGCATCATCATCCCGTCCACGCCGGGCGGAGGCACCGACTATATCGGCCGCCTGATGAGCACCAAGCTGCATGAACTCAACGGCTGGTCCGTCATCCCCGAGAACAAGCCGGGCGCGGGTACGGCGCTGGGCCTGGCCGAAGCGGCGCGCGCGCCCGCGCAGGGTTACGACCTGGTGATCGGCCAGTCCGACAACGTCACCCTGATCCCCTTGCTGATGAAGGTGTCGTACGACCCGGTCAAGGACCTGGCGCCGGTGGCGCTAGTGGCCACCACGCCCATGGTGCTGCTGGTGTCGGAGAGCTCGCCGTACAAGACGCTGCCCGAAGTGATAGCCGCCGCCAAGGCAGATCCCAACAAGATCTCCTATGGCACCTCGGGCACGGGCGGCGGCGTGCACATCGCCATCGAAATGCTGCAGCACGCGGCTGGCTTCAAGATGCAGCATGTGCCCTACAAAGGCTCGGCGCCGGCGCTGGCGGACCTGATGGGCGGGCACCTGCAGTTCGCGGGTTCATCGATCTCGTCGGCGGCCACGCTGATCAAGTCCGGCAAGGTGCGTGCGTTGGCAGTCACTTCGCCCAAGCGCAATCCGGCGCTGCCGGAAGTGCCCACGGTCGCGGAGCTGGGCTACAAGGATTTCAGCGTGGTGACCTATTACGGCGTGCTGGCTCCGGCCAAGACGCCGCAAACCGTCGTGTCGCGCCTGAACAGCGACTTCAACAAGCTGCTGGCGCGCAAGGACGTGCAGGAGGCGCTGGCGGCGCAGGGGCTGGAAACCGATCCCGTATCCACCGAGCAGTTTGCCGCGCTGATCCAGTCGGACATAGGCAAGGCGCGCCAGACCATCGAGAGCGCGGGCATCGTGGTGCAGCAGTAG
- a CDS encoding CaiB/BaiF CoA transferase family protein produces MAATPASPFMDSTELPLRGIKVLELSHMIMGPAAGLALADLGAEVIKVEPIEGDRTRRLKGSGSGYFPVFNRNKQSLAIDLKAGAGQAVVRQLALQADMVVENFRDGSLAQYGLDYESLSAENPGLIYVSLKGFLSGPYKQRTALDEVVQMMGGLAYINGGADAPQRVAASVNDILGGTFGVVGALAALHDRHATGRGRHVRSGLFENNLLLVAQFIAQYQLTGAAPKPMGAERRPPWGVYDVFETADGRVFVAVVGDAQWRNFAQKFLPPEWAADPRLATAVDREAARPWLVPGVGEILKHWKTDELCTALEAAGLSYGPIRQPHDLLDDAHLNAGGALLKTRLPDGGEISAAALPIEFDGLKAGKRSDPPRQGGDTQAILQGLGWDAARIEALRTAGVIA; encoded by the coding sequence ATGGCAGCAACACCCGCTTCACCCTTCATGGACAGCACCGAATTGCCGCTGCGCGGCATCAAGGTGTTGGAGCTGTCCCACATGATCATGGGGCCGGCGGCCGGCCTGGCGCTGGCCGACCTGGGCGCCGAAGTCATCAAGGTGGAACCCATCGAAGGCGACCGCACCCGCCGTCTGAAGGGCTCGGGCAGCGGCTATTTCCCGGTCTTCAACCGCAACAAGCAAAGCCTGGCGATCGACCTGAAGGCGGGCGCAGGGCAGGCCGTGGTGCGCCAGCTGGCCTTGCAGGCGGATATGGTGGTGGAGAACTTCCGCGACGGCAGCCTGGCCCAGTACGGGCTGGACTATGAGTCGCTGTCGGCCGAGAACCCCGGGCTCATCTACGTGTCGCTCAAGGGCTTTCTATCCGGCCCCTACAAGCAGCGCACCGCGCTCGACGAAGTGGTGCAGATGATGGGCGGGCTGGCCTACATCAATGGCGGCGCGGATGCCCCGCAGCGGGTCGCGGCCTCGGTCAACGACATCCTGGGCGGCACCTTCGGCGTGGTGGGCGCGCTGGCGGCGCTGCACGACCGCCACGCCACCGGGCGGGGCAGGCATGTGCGCTCCGGCCTGTTCGAGAACAATCTGCTGCTGGTCGCGCAGTTCATCGCGCAGTACCAGCTGACGGGTGCGGCGCCCAAGCCCATGGGCGCGGAACGGCGGCCGCCCTGGGGCGTGTACGACGTGTTCGAGACCGCGGACGGCAGAGTGTTCGTTGCCGTGGTGGGCGATGCGCAATGGCGCAACTTCGCCCAGAAATTCCTGCCGCCCGAGTGGGCCGCCGATCCGCGCCTGGCCACCGCCGTCGACCGCGAGGCCGCGCGTCCTTGGCTGGTGCCGGGCGTGGGAGAGATCCTGAAGCATTGGAAAACCGACGAACTGTGCACGGCATTGGAAGCGGCGGGCCTGTCGTATGGCCCGATACGCCAGCCGCACGACTTGCTGGACGACGCGCACCTGAACGCCGGCGGCGCGCTGCTGAAGACCCGGCTGCCGGATGGCGGGGAAATATCCGCCGCCGCGCTGCCGATCGAGTTCGACGGACTGAAGGCCGGCAAGCGTTCCGATCCGCCGCGGCAGGGCGGTGACACGCAGGCCATCCTGCAGGGTTTGGGTTGGGATGCCGCGCGCATCGAGGCCCTGCGCACCGCAGGCGTCATTGCATGA
- a CDS encoding LysR family transcriptional regulator, protein MKPVQPPLPHPRDIDPVSLRLFLAALEEGSLARAAARENIVPSAVSKRMSEMEDAFGVPLLERGVKGVQPTPAGNALATHVRMVLQSMDRMRREMAGFATGVRGSIRLAVSVAALSGELPAQIQSFRRAYPQIDISLEEGTTQEVFRAVLDGQADVAVGSDFGHDGLQVFPCGRCDLAAVVPGQHLLADRDTLDYAQLLPFEQIELNRDNGISAVFEQAAQDAGVARRISARVSSHETICMLVARGMGVAVVPMYLKARHANLDIRFIPLSGAWSSTSLCIAVLGLDALPPAARVLLAHLGVADAA, encoded by the coding sequence ATGAAGCCAGTCCAGCCCCCTCTGCCGCATCCCCGCGATATCGATCCCGTCTCCCTGCGCCTGTTCCTCGCGGCGCTGGAGGAGGGCAGCCTGGCGCGCGCCGCCGCCCGCGAGAACATCGTCCCTTCCGCCGTCAGCAAACGCATGTCGGAAATGGAGGACGCCTTCGGGGTGCCGCTGCTGGAACGCGGGGTCAAGGGCGTGCAGCCCACGCCGGCGGGCAATGCCCTGGCCACGCACGTGCGCATGGTGCTGCAAAGCATGGACCGCATGCGCCGCGAAATGGCGGGCTTTGCGACCGGCGTGCGCGGCAGCATCCGGCTCGCGGTCAGCGTGGCGGCGCTGTCCGGCGAACTGCCGGCGCAGATCCAGTCCTTTCGCCGCGCTTATCCCCAGATCGATATCTCCCTGGAAGAGGGCACGACCCAGGAGGTGTTCCGCGCGGTGCTGGACGGCCAGGCCGACGTGGCCGTGGGGTCCGATTTCGGCCATGACGGCTTGCAGGTCTTTCCCTGCGGCCGCTGCGATCTGGCGGCGGTGGTGCCGGGCCAGCATTTGCTGGCCGACCGCGACACGCTGGATTACGCGCAATTGCTGCCTTTCGAGCAGATCGAACTGAACCGCGACAACGGCATCAGCGCGGTGTTCGAGCAGGCGGCGCAGGACGCGGGCGTGGCGCGGCGTATCAGCGCGCGGGTCAGCTCGCACGAAACCATCTGCATGCTGGTGGCGCGCGGCATGGGGGTGGCGGTGGTGCCCATGTACCTGAAGGCGCGCCATGCCAATCTGGATATCCGTTTCATTCCGCTCTCTGGAGCCTGGTCCAGCACCTCGCTGTGCATCGCCGTGCTGGGGCTGGACGCCTTGCCGCCCGCCGCCCGAGTGCTGTTGGCGCACCTGGGCGTGGCGGACGCAGCCTGA
- a CDS encoding RDD family protein: protein MQCPRCNWQNPASNTLCFSCNAPLAAPTAAAPAAKAGKTAKAAPARAGNAPVFPGIWPRLGATAIDAAIMVAAMIGFSTAANLTYESLAGDPRPVLLALAAGFIGLMLPALMDAWGGGSPGKRMLKLRVVNRNGDHPGVLRASWRHLMKYVLNIALPGIFYRIQRTIFGERAMHNWISGTYVVSSQADPRAIRPAIAKTRSITGAGKFIFIVLGVLALVAGGMIVGAIVMEPKQEDNPLRAEVIRLDLVSQPVRMLAENHYRRTGAYAPDMAALGVTPESLNSSGFSALTMNPVNGVLRFTIAGDAGTTDAPALGGKHLVYLPELRSEKKGGGVRRWQCGSDDIPRADRPYSCRHEAGASAP, encoded by the coding sequence ATGCAATGCCCCCGCTGCAACTGGCAGAATCCGGCCTCCAACACCCTGTGTTTTAGCTGCAATGCGCCGCTGGCCGCCCCCACGGCAGCCGCTCCTGCCGCGAAGGCTGGGAAAACCGCCAAAGCCGCCCCGGCCCGGGCCGGCAACGCTCCGGTCTTCCCCGGCATCTGGCCGCGGCTTGGCGCCACCGCGATCGACGCCGCCATCATGGTGGCGGCGATGATCGGATTCAGCACGGCCGCCAATCTGACCTACGAATCACTGGCCGGCGATCCGCGCCCTGTCCTGCTGGCCTTGGCCGCCGGTTTCATCGGCCTGATGCTGCCGGCCCTGATGGACGCATGGGGCGGCGGATCCCCAGGCAAGCGGATGCTGAAGCTGCGCGTCGTGAACCGCAATGGCGACCATCCCGGCGTCCTGCGCGCCAGCTGGCGGCACCTGATGAAGTACGTGCTGAACATCGCGCTGCCCGGCATCTTCTACCGCATCCAGCGGACCATATTCGGCGAACGCGCCATGCATAACTGGATCTCCGGCACCTACGTGGTGTCCAGCCAGGCGGACCCGCGGGCCATCCGGCCCGCCATCGCCAAGACCCGCTCCATCACGGGCGCGGGCAAGTTCATCTTCATCGTGCTCGGCGTGCTGGCGCTGGTCGCGGGCGGCATGATCGTCGGCGCCATCGTCATGGAGCCCAAGCAGGAAGACAATCCCCTGCGCGCCGAGGTGATCCGCCTGGACCTGGTGTCGCAACCCGTGCGCATGCTGGCCGAAAACCATTACCGCCGCACCGGGGCTTACGCCCCGGACATGGCGGCGCTCGGCGTCACCCCGGAATCGTTGAACAGCAGCGGTTTCAGCGCGCTGACCATGAACCCGGTCAACGGTGTGCTGCGCTTCACCATCGCTGGCGACGCCGGCACCACGGACGCACCCGCGCTCGGCGGCAAGCATCTCGTTTACCTGCCCGAACTGCGCTCGGAAAAGAAAGGCGGCGGCGTGCGCCGCTGGCAGTGCGGCAGCGACGACATCCCGCGCGCCGACCGCCCCTACAGCTGCCGCCACGAAGCCGGCGCCTCGGCGCCCTAG
- a CDS encoding tetratricopeptide repeat protein — translation MSALIESIHRADDGDEHAQMLALCEQGLREQPASALMWALRARYHDKRGAHAARQADLDRALALDPHCADAIRVQATALYNAGERQQAWRVLRDALQRTPSHFGLLMAHAYLLINDRQLDEAIQCWTRAAQLRPSAGAPHCYIASNLANAGRHAEAEPHFRRATSLAPGNGMFLYDAGNTYRSLSDLRNAIAMFDRARAILGEQNAIQHNRASCLQALERHADAVDEWTSLLRREPDWDWPLEGKARSLHRLGRADEAAPLWRHLDALSDSGWEGRREQAREYVRSGDPELAEQALRELDPMTSGDVQLLFVAGNAQRDQRNWDEALAYYLQGYELAPDNDFLPGNAADMLNRLERHDEALPLSEVAISLDPDWLKWRRARIEALTHLGRADEAVADADRAMARWPDDGALHAERINALIAAKRHEEALAACDRLIAIDPDYRSWALFSRGQAYGEMKRHAESAMAYRQAAASYQQNGKPQYQELSLNNALAAEQAAAAPRGLLGRLFRRK, via the coding sequence ATGTCCGCCCTGATCGAATCCATCCATCGCGCCGACGACGGCGACGAGCACGCGCAAATGCTGGCGCTGTGCGAACAGGGGCTGCGCGAGCAACCCGCCTCGGCCCTGATGTGGGCGCTGCGCGCCCGCTATCACGACAAGCGCGGCGCCCATGCGGCGCGCCAGGCCGACCTGGACCGGGCGCTGGCCCTGGACCCGCATTGCGCCGACGCCATCCGCGTCCAGGCCACCGCGCTCTACAACGCGGGCGAACGGCAGCAGGCCTGGCGCGTCCTGCGCGATGCCCTGCAACGCACGCCTTCGCACTTCGGGCTGCTGATGGCGCACGCCTATCTGCTGATCAACGACCGCCAGCTGGACGAGGCCATCCAGTGCTGGACCCGCGCCGCGCAACTGCGCCCATCCGCCGGCGCGCCGCATTGCTACATCGCATCCAACCTGGCCAACGCCGGGCGCCACGCCGAGGCCGAGCCCCATTTCCGGCGCGCGACCTCGCTGGCGCCGGGCAATGGCATGTTCCTGTACGACGCCGGCAACACTTACCGCAGCCTGAGCGATCTGCGCAACGCCATCGCGATGTTCGACCGCGCCCGCGCCATCCTGGGCGAACAGAACGCCATCCAGCACAACCGCGCCTCATGCCTGCAAGCGCTGGAACGCCACGCGGACGCCGTCGATGAATGGACCAGCCTGCTGCGCCGCGAGCCCGACTGGGACTGGCCCCTTGAAGGCAAGGCGCGGTCGCTGCACCGCCTGGGCCGCGCGGACGAAGCCGCGCCGCTATGGCGCCATCTGGACGCGCTATCGGACAGCGGCTGGGAAGGCCGCAGGGAACAGGCCCGCGAATACGTACGCAGCGGCGATCCGGAGCTGGCCGAGCAGGCGCTCCGGGAGCTGGACCCCATGACTAGCGGCGACGTCCAACTGCTGTTCGTGGCCGGCAACGCGCAACGCGACCAGCGCAACTGGGACGAGGCGCTGGCGTACTACCTGCAGGGCTACGAGCTGGCGCCCGACAACGACTTCCTGCCCGGCAACGCGGCTGACATGCTGAACCGGCTGGAGCGCCATGACGAAGCCCTGCCGCTGTCCGAAGTGGCGATCTCGCTGGATCCGGACTGGCTGAAGTGGCGCCGCGCCCGCATCGAGGCGCTGACCCATCTGGGCCGCGCGGACGAGGCCGTGGCCGACGCCGATCGCGCCATGGCGCGCTGGCCCGATGACGGCGCCCTGCACGCCGAACGCATCAACGCGCTGATCGCCGCCAAGCGCCACGAAGAGGCGCTGGCCGCCTGCGACCGCCTGATCGCGATCGATCCTGACTACCGCAGCTGGGCGCTGTTTTCACGCGGCCAGGCCTACGGCGAAATGAAGCGTCACGCGGAATCCGCCATGGCTTATCGCCAGGCTGCCGCCTCTTATCAACAGAACGGCAAGCCCCAGTACCAGGAACTGTCCTTGAATAATGCCCTGGCCGCGGAACAGGCCGCCGCCGCGCCGCGTGGCCTGCTGGGTCGGCTGTTCCGGCGCAAGTAG